TGCGGATGCTGCAAAACAACTGGATTGACTGTTGGTTTCAACGAGGGTTCCGGAATTTCGGCTGTAGCTGCGGTAGCACAAGTTGCACTGCCAGAAATGCCAATCCATAGGCTCAGAACTTGCCAGAGCTTGAAGCGTTTTTGATTGAACAAGAGTTGATGAACTCGCACATTAGATACCGTATATTTACTGGGAAGCCAATCAGAACCCATCGTAGAAGCAATTCTCCATTTGTTGCTATGGTGGTATGAGAGATTGAAGTCAGGGTCTTCAGCTCAAAATCTTTTAATTTTTTTGTTTCAGGGAACTACTACAGCCCATTGCCCGTCGCCTGAATGGATCAGTTAATTCATCCTTAAATTTTAAGAATGAGTTAGAAGAGTAGACGCAATCCGGTTGATTTGTTCATCCTGGTTAGTAAAGAACAGACGAAGATTTTCGTCAATAGATTCAAACCTAGAAGCATACGTATATTTACTTCCGGGAATATACGGAAACCAGAAAATTTACATATGAAATTTTGATGTTGCACCGCCAGGAACTGCTTATGTCTCGAAAATTAGCTCTGTTCCTTGCTCTGATGCTGTCGGGTGTGAGTATTGGGAGCTTGGCACAACCTGCTAACGCTCAAACTCCTCTAACCCGTGCTGTCATTCAGGCACTTCGTAATCGTGTGCGCTTAATGCAAAAAAACCGACCCGTCCGGTCGGCCCAGGTTTCTGACGCGATCGCGCCTGGTGATGCATTATCAACAGCTCGTGCTTCTCTCGCAGAGTTGCGCTTTAATGATGGTTCTTTAGCTCGTGTCGGTGAGCAAGCCGTTTTTCGTTTCGTACCCAACGCACGGACATTCCAGCTCTCCAACGGTACGATGCTGCTTCTGATTCCACCGGGGCGTGGCCCCACAGGGGTTCGAACTCCTAACGCGGCTGCGGGAATTAAGGGGTCAGCCTTGTTTGTGAGGTATATTCCTGAGACCGATACCACTCTAGTGGGGGCACTGACTAATAACCCACAGGGACCGATGGTGATCTACAACCGGGACGGTTCCCAAAGTCAGGGCTTACGAGCTGGACAGCTAGCAGTTGTGGTCAAGAACCGGATTGAAAATATCTATGACTTTGACCTCAACACCTTTTATGAAACCAGTGATCTGGTTAAAGGGCTGAACCTAACCCAAAAAGATTCTACGACTCCCTCTGATGAGGCGATCGCGGCAGTTCGAGCTGAGACAGTGGAAGCTTTGCAGGATCAGTCTCCTTTTAAGGAAGCAAATGTAGTAGAGAACCCAGCGTTTGTTCGCTTACCCTCTGACTCAGCCGACTTCCCCGTTAACAACCTCGACAGAGTTTTCAATCCGTTAGATGTGCGTCGAGTCGTAGAAGCCGGGGAAGTGCAGTCTGAACAAACCCCAGCATCTTCACAGGAAAACGAGAGTTCTGCTGGAGGGATGCCTGTTACTGGGGTTACACCACCTGCTACCCAACCAGCCTCTGGGCCAGCCACCGCTGCTCAAGGTCAACCCCCCAGTCAAGCCCCCAGCGGGCCAACTGTTAGTCCACTTTCTCCGCCCGCTCCAGCAGCTTCTACACCCACTGCACCAGTAGTTCCAGCACCAACGTCTAACCCTTCTCAGCCAACAGTACCTGCAACTCCTGTAGTGCCTCCGGCGGCTCAAGAGCCAGGAAGACCTCCTGTTCCTGCTCCTCAGGTTCCTGTTGTCCCCGTTGTCACGCAACCAACAGTACCTGCAACTCCTGTAGTGCCTCCAGCAGCTCAAGAGCCAGGAAGACCTCCTGTTCCTGCTCCTCAGGTTCCTGTTGTCCCCGTTATCACGCAACCAACAGTACCTGCAACTCCTGTAGTGCCTCCGGCAGCTCAAGAGCCAGGAAGACCTCCTGCTCCTGCTCCTCAGGTTCCTGTTGTCCCCGTTATCACGCAACCAACAGTACCTGCAACTCCTGTAGTGCCCCCGGCAGCTCAAGAGCCAGGAAGACCTCCTGCTCCTGCTCCTGCTCCTCAACCACCAACCCAGAATCCGGGTCCACCTATAATGATTGAGCCTTTGCCAGGTGGCTCAGTTGTGCCCATTGATTTATCTTTACCACCGATTCCCCCAACCACTCCTGGCCCCAGCAATCCACCTGGGCCTCCAGTCTCTCCAACCCCTCCAGTGGATGTGCCTCCAACCCCAGTGGATGTGCCTCCAACCCCTCCAGTGGATGTGCCTCCAACCCCTCCAGTGGATGTGCCTCCAACCCCTCCAGTGGATGTGCCTCCAACCCCAGTGGATGTGCCTCCAACCCCTCCAGTGGATGCGCCTCCAACCCCTCCAGTGGATGCGCCTTCAGTTACCGATCAACCACCTAATGGTGGCCCAGCAACCGGAGGTGGGTTCCCTGGTGGTGGCGCAACCGGAGGTAACTTCCCTGGTGGTGGTGCAACTGGCGGTAACTTCCCTGGTAGAGCCAATGGTGGGAATTTTCCGGGTCGAGCCCCATTAAACAGGTAAATTAGCGTTTGTCTATTGTCTTAGGTATCCACGGGGTTGTTTAGCTCCGTGGATTCTGTTTCTGCCTCCACCGTGTTGGGCCAAGCAACCGTAGAAAATGCTGCATCTGTAGGTGCTAACGTATCGCTAGAAAGAACGATATCAGCGGCTAAGTGAGAAAGCTCAGCTCCACTTAATGAAGCGCCACCAGTCGAGCTATGAGTGGTAAGTTTTTGAAGTGCTTCTAAGAC
This region of Trichocoleus desertorum NBK24 genomic DNA includes:
- a CDS encoding FecR domain-containing protein, which translates into the protein MSRKLALFLALMLSGVSIGSLAQPANAQTPLTRAVIQALRNRVRLMQKNRPVRSAQVSDAIAPGDALSTARASLAELRFNDGSLARVGEQAVFRFVPNARTFQLSNGTMLLLIPPGRGPTGVRTPNAAAGIKGSALFVRYIPETDTTLVGALTNNPQGPMVIYNRDGSQSQGLRAGQLAVVVKNRIENIYDFDLNTFYETSDLVKGLNLTQKDSTTPSDEAIAAVRAETVEALQDQSPFKEANVVENPAFVRLPSDSADFPVNNLDRVFNPLDVRRVVEAGEVQSEQTPASSQENESSAGGMPVTGVTPPATQPASGPATAAQGQPPSQAPSGPTVSPLSPPAPAASTPTAPVVPAPTSNPSQPTVPATPVVPPAAQEPGRPPVPAPQVPVVPVVTQPTVPATPVVPPAAQEPGRPPVPAPQVPVVPVITQPTVPATPVVPPAAQEPGRPPAPAPQVPVVPVITQPTVPATPVVPPAAQEPGRPPAPAPAPQPPTQNPGPPIMIEPLPGGSVVPIDLSLPPIPPTTPGPSNPPGPPVSPTPPVDVPPTPVDVPPTPPVDVPPTPPVDVPPTPPVDVPPTPVDVPPTPPVDAPPTPPVDAPSVTDQPPNGGPATGGGFPGGGATGGNFPGGGATGGNFPGRANGGNFPGRAPLNR